The following proteins are encoded in a genomic region of Papaver somniferum cultivar HN1 unplaced genomic scaffold, ASM357369v1 unplaced-scaffold_10, whole genome shotgun sequence:
- the LOC113326846 gene encoding uncharacterized protein LOC113326846 → MEFDKEIIHLNLFEAIFYPTDVHSVYSIDVVDSLGQQLVDSVNRKNLVKTDEIIDCYDIYRQPSVNHPLLCNHTILMAQSSHPKGMKSDNSGTYQLTQTWHKYGICPEGTIPIRRKGKDYDPTLLRKHIPLKLSPYKTNVTSQDDVDSGHGHEYATIEVEGNFLGTQAKINLWQPVTGIYDEMSTSQVWVTAGPYNYINAIEAGWQVSRKLHGDDYTRFFISWTVS, encoded by the exons atggaattTGACAAGGAGATAATACACTTAAACTTATTTGAAGCTATATTCTACCCAACTGATGTGCATTCCGTttactccattgatgtggttGATTCATTAGGGCAACAACTGGTGGATTCAGTCAATAGGAAAAACTTG GTTAAAACTGATGAGATCATCGATTGTTATGATATTTATAGACAACCGAGTGTTAATCATCCTTTGCTTTGTAATCACACAATACTG ATGGCGCAAAGTTCGCATCCGAAAGGAATGAAATCGGATAATTCCGGGACATATCAACTTACACAAACTTGGCATAAGTATGGAATATGTCCAGAAGGAACTATCCCTATTCGAAGGAAAGGAAAAGACTACGATCCCACACTTTTGCGTAAACACATCCCTCTAAAATTATCACCTTATAAGACTAATGTTACATCACAAGACGATGTTGATAGCGGCCATGGTCATGAG TACGCAACCATTGAGGTGGAGGGAAATTTTCTAGGAACACAAGCAAAAATCAATCTTTGGCAACCAGTTACTGGAATATACGATGAAATGAGTACATCCCAAGTTTGGGTTACAGCCGGTCCCTACAACTATATCAACGCTATTGAAGCTGGATGGCAA GTTTCTCGGAAACTACACGGTGACGACTATACCAGGTTTTTCATATCCTGGACGGTAAGTTAA